In Intestinibacillus sp. Marseille-P6563, a single genomic region encodes these proteins:
- a CDS encoding MATE family efflux transporter, translated as MQEKSMEVFEKMPVPRAVFKNAMPAMVAMLMVLVYNLADTFFVGQTKDALQVAAVSLATPVFLLFMAVGTAFGIGGTSVISRALGEGKKEYARKVCSFCMWGCVVIGIAMTILFLVCMDPLLSLIGASADTWELAKTYLSIVAYSGPFVLISNCFANVIRAEGESNKAMMGQLIGNLLNVILDPIMILGLGWNIAGAAIATVIGNLFGAGYYILYFLRGTSSLSIHPKDFTVGNHVCSRVLAIGVPAALGTILMSVSQILINSQMAEYGDMAIAGMGVAMKVVTITGMVCMGLGQGVQPLLGYCVGARLWERFQAILKFSLTFALILGVVLTAICYLFVDQIVSVFLTDTVAFDYAVQFAKILLTTSCLFGIFYVLINTLQAMGAATASLVINLSRQGIIFIPALFLLKASLGLTGLLWAQPVADVLSLILAVTLYLGTYKKMQGISYPAEQEAST; from the coding sequence TGCAGGAAAAATCCATGGAAGTCTTTGAAAAGATGCCGGTTCCCAGAGCCGTGTTCAAAAATGCCATGCCGGCCATGGTGGCCATGCTGATGGTACTGGTCTATAACCTGGCAGATACCTTTTTTGTCGGACAGACAAAGGATGCTTTACAGGTGGCAGCCGTATCGCTGGCGACCCCGGTTTTTCTGCTGTTTATGGCCGTCGGCACAGCGTTTGGTATTGGCGGAACTTCGGTCATTTCCCGTGCTTTGGGAGAAGGCAAAAAGGAATATGCCCGGAAAGTATGCTCGTTCTGCATGTGGGGATGTGTCGTGATTGGTATCGCCATGACCATACTCTTTTTGGTGTGTATGGACCCACTGCTGTCCTTGATTGGGGCGAGTGCGGATACCTGGGAGCTGGCTAAGACCTATTTGAGTATCGTAGCGTATAGCGGCCCGTTTGTGCTGATTTCGAACTGCTTTGCGAATGTCATCCGTGCCGAAGGTGAATCCAACAAAGCCATGATGGGGCAGCTGATCGGCAATCTGCTTAATGTCATTTTAGACCCCATCATGATTCTGGGTCTGGGATGGAATATTGCGGGCGCCGCGATTGCAACGGTGATCGGCAATTTGTTCGGCGCCGGATATTATATTCTGTATTTTCTGCGCGGAACCTCCAGCCTCAGCATCCATCCGAAGGACTTTACGGTCGGAAACCATGTTTGCAGCCGGGTGCTTGCCATTGGGGTTCCGGCGGCACTGGGCACTATTCTGATGAGCGTATCCCAAATTTTAATCAACAGCCAGATGGCTGAATACGGCGATATGGCCATCGCCGGCATGGGCGTTGCCATGAAGGTCGTTACCATCACCGGTATGGTCTGCATGGGCTTAGGCCAAGGCGTACAGCCGCTGTTGGGATACTGCGTAGGCGCAAGGCTTTGGGAACGTTTTCAGGCGATTTTAAAATTTTCTTTGACGTTTGCTTTGATTCTGGGAGTGGTCCTGACGGCGATTTGCTACCTGTTTGTCGATCAAATTGTAAGCGTATTTTTGACCGATACTGTCGCATTTGACTATGCCGTACAGTTTGCAAAGATTCTGCTCACAACAAGCTGTTTGTTTGGGATTTTCTATGTTTTGATCAATACCCTGCAAGCGATGGGGGCGGCTACCGCTTCGCTGGTCATCAACCTGAGCCGGCAAGGCATTATTTTCATCCCGGCGCTCTTTCTTTTGAAGGCATCGCTTGGCCTGACCGGTCTGCTCTGGGCGCAACCGGTCGCCGATGTCCTTTCCCTCATCTTGGCGGTGACATTGTATCTGGGGACGTATAAAAAAATGCAGGGCATCTCATACCCGGCAGAGCAGGAAGCGAGCACATAA